One Campylobacter sputorum genomic window, AAAACTAGTTATGTTAGGAAACCTCTCTTTACACTCTTTATACCCAAGCTCATAAGCTTTTATGATATTTACATAGTTCTTTTTATTCTCTTCAAGTGCTTTTTCTTTATCTACAGTATAAGCACCTACACTACCGTAAAGCTTTTGCATATAACTTTCACTTCCAAACACACCAGCTCTATCTGCAAAATCATTACTTAAACTTGCACCAGCCCTCATAATCTTTTGGATAGGCGTTGCATTCATTCCACTATCCTCAGGGATAGGGATAAAAAATGTTCCAAACACAATTACTGGCACTAAAAGAGTATTTAAAATTTTCTGATTTTCATTTGCTCTTTCAATCTTATTGTTAAAATTTTTAACAGCCATAACTGAAAAGAAAAAACCTCCTATAACGACTAAAAGCATATATTGTAAAGCGGAATACACACGGCTCATATTGCTATATATATTGCCATAATATGCCAAGTTAGCCTTATTGAAACTATCCGCCGTTGCTGTAATTTCTTCTCTGTTTTTTACCTCTGCTATATTTGTTCCATATATTGCCGTAGGATTTTTAAGCTCTATTACTCCAGTTACCTTAGTTCTTTCAAAATCAATTAAACTAGGGTCAAGCGTTACCATTCCAGCTAGAAATTTTGTAAGTGTTAGTTGCCCTGGTTGGTATTTTAAATCCGAAGCGTCATATTTTTTATTATAGCTTGATAAACCACTCATAGGAACTGTTTGATTTGTTTGGTCGATACAAGTTTTATTTTTAGTATTGGCGTTTAACCCTAAAGAGGCTCTTAAATCATCTCTTGGATAAATGCTACATTGAGTAATACCACTTTTAGGGTCAAACGCTGTAACTAGAGCAACAAATTTATTACTTACTTTTCTACACTGTGGCTTACAAGTAGTGGCGATCGTTTCATCGTTTTCCATAAAAATTTCAGTCTCGCTAGGGTCTGCAAATACAAAACCCATAAAAACCATTAAAAGTAAAACAACTTTTTTCATTATAATTCCTATCTTATAAGTGCTTCGACTTCAGCTCTTGCACTAGCTACATCAAACACCGTATTCATAATAACTACTTTTTCAGCGGTTAAGGAGATAAGGTCTTTTTTCTTTTCAAGATTAGCTTTAATATCTTTAACAATATTTGCCTCAGACAACATTTGATTATTTATTTTTTCAACATTTTTAACTTTTATATCTTGCCTTAAAATATCAATATACTCTCTTGTAGGAGTAGCTAAAAACTCATCATTAAAAGCTCTTGATAGTTCGTTTTTCATTATTTCAATTGTTTCAGTTGTTAAAGCCCTATGAGCCTCATTTACTTCACTACTAACAATAGAACTAGGGTCATTACCACTAATTTTTCCTACTTTATTTGATAGCTTTTTAGCAAACCTATAAGGGGAATTTTCTATACTAAATTTTATCTCTGCATTAACTAAAATATCTCGTTTATTTGTATATTCTTTTATATCTTTAGGGGCGGTTGCCACTACATCTTCTATAGTAACATCTTCTAAATTTTTACCTTTTGCGTCTCCAACAGTTTTTATTAAATTTAATTTTGACTGGTCGTTTTGCATAAGGGCGGTATTTGCGGAACTTTTAGTTTTGATTATCCTATCAAGGCTACCCTTTCCGCCTGGCATATCATAAGAGGGTTTTTTATCTTCTGAGCTACCACCAGTAAGTATGCTGGTATCAGTGTTTCCAACTCCACCTATTCCAGTATATTTTTCTTTGTTTTCACAAAAAGCTTTTAAAGGACTTGTGTCCTGCGACATCCTTTTACTTTTCTTCTGTAGTCCTGGTAAATTTGGTGCTAGACTACACACATCAAAACCAGCTTCCATATCAGGGATTAAGCTACAAATATCAAGTTTAGCTTGAGGGATAGTATAACATTGCCCTATTGGGCTTCCTTGCACTTTATCCAAAACTTTATTTAGCTTATCGAGGTTACTATTAATTCCACTTAAGCTACCTCCTAAAATACTATCCAAAACACCCACAGCCTTACCTATCGTGCTATCATAAATGCCTTTACCTTGATTGTAAAGGTCTTGCCCTTGCTTTGTAACACCGTCAATAGTATTACCAACTTCATCTAGAGGATTTGCGAATGCCAAATTTGCTACAACTAAACTAAATAAAGCCAACCTTTTCATACTCTTCTCCTTATTACAATTTTTTTTAATCTCTATCATCACGCCACCTTTTTTATCCATTTGCAATTTCTTATAAAGCTTATATGTATCGGCTATAAATTGTTTTTTCGGTATATACTCGGTTATCGGTATAGGTTCTTCCATTTTCTTTAACTCACATGATATCTTCTTGCCATATCTTGCCAAACTGCTTTCAGTAGTTGCCGTTGCCCTATACATTTTGCCGTCATTAAATACTAGCATTTCGCCGTTATTCATTCCGACTACCTGCTCGTGCTTGATAGCTGGTTCTTTTTCAACCTTATACCTATCTTCCGTGCCAATCTGCCCTTTTACGCCCTCTCTTCTATCGGAGTATTCCATATCTATAAATTTTTGTTCTTCTACCATTTTTGCATATAGCTCAGTTGCTTCAGGATTAATGTTTTTCATCAAAATATGCGTTCCAGTGGTATCAAAAATTTCACGTCTTTCCAAGCTCTCACTACCAACAACCTTTCCAACTGCGTCTATTTGAGACGGAGACTGAAAAAATAGGTATGATTGTGATACCTAAAGCTCTTGATTTACTCATAAGTCTACCAAAACCCTCGATAATGTAACTTCCTATCTCATCAAACCAACAAATAAAAGGAATTTTTGGCTCGTCCGCATTTTTTGCTTTTTCGGCAGCAACCCCTTTAATAAGCCCTAGAATTAGCTTTCCTAGCTGTTTTGGAGTTGTATCACTTGCCATAGTAGGAAGTGTTACAAAGATAAATTTATTTCTCTGCACTGTCTCCCACATTGATATTGTAGGAGTTTGGGTGTTAAACACTCTTCCATAATCACTTTTTAAACTGGTAATTACTCCGATCCAGGCGGAGGCTGACATTGTGCTATCATAAGCCCCCTGTTCGTTAAAATTTAATCCTATGGATTTTGAAATGTATTGAAAAAAAGTAGCAAAAAAAGGTATAATCAGATTTAAATTTAATCCTATGGATTTTGAAACTGGGTGTATCGATGGTTTTTACTGGTTTTGCTATGGGTTAAAATTTATTTTGAAATTTAAAGCAGACATTGAAATTAAAAATATAACAAAACAGAACAAAGAGAAGTTGAAAAAAGATAAATCAAAGAGCGTATAAGAAAAAGGTCTTATAAAATCGTAAATATGAAATCAGACTATTTAAACGCTTTAAAAGTTAAATTTAGAGCTAAAAAAATAAGTTAGAGAAATAAGAGAACTAGAAAGACAATATAGAGAGAAAACAACAGCCAAACTTATGAACGAATGGAAAGAAAAATCAAATCTAAGAAAAAATAGGAGATAAATAATGAATGAAAATTTGGCATTAAAAATTTTACTTGATGAATATAATAACGGCATTAAAAATGGACTTTATCATTATACACAGATAGTATTTGCATATAATTCAAACAGAATAGAGGGCAGTAAATTAAGCAAAGACCAAACTAGATATATTTATGAAACAAATTCTTTATTATCCCAAAAAGACGAGATTATAAAAATAAATGATATTATAGAAACAAAAAATCATTTTAAAGCATTTGATTTTATTTTAGATAATTATAATAAACCACTAGACATAGCACTTATCAAAAATATACATTCTATAGTAAAAAAAGATACAAAAGATAGTATTATAGGAGATTTTAAAAAAAGAGTAAACTTTATAGGAGATACCAAAACAACTAACCCAAAAGATGTAGAAAAAGAGATAGAAAAATTATTAAATTTATATAACTCTTTAGAAAATATAGTCATAGAAGATATTATAGATTTTCATTATAAATTTGAGAGTATACACCCTTTTGAAGACGGCAACGGAAGAACAGGCAGATTAATAATGTTTAAAGAATGTTTGAAAAATAATATAACGCCTTTTATTATTGATGATGAACATAAATTATTTTATTATAGAGGTTTAAAAGAATACGAAAACACAAAAGGTTATTTAGTAGATACTTGTTTTAGCTGTCAAGATAAATATCAAGAAATCCTAAACGAGCAAGGAAATCTATTATCTTTAAAATTTGATTATGAAAAAGAATACCGAAAAGATGATGTTTAAATTTAATCCTATGGATTTTGAAACATAATGCGTTTTGTCAAAACGTATAATCTTTTTATATTTAAAATAAAAGAATTTCTAATTAAATAGATATAAAAACAAGAGTGATAAAAAGAAATTTTATATATAAAGAATAAATACTAGCAAGATTTGAAAATAAGCTAAATAAAAAATACTAGCTGATATCATACTAATGATAATACGGTTTTTTTGATTGATGATGAGATATATTATAAATACTTGTAGATTTGAATTAAAAATTAAAAAAGATAAAAATTAATTAAAAACATTTAATAAAAATCAAATGACAGAAGGAGCTATGTCTACAATCTCTCCAACTATAAAACCAACCCATTAATTTCGTTGCAATAATTAATCATCAAAACCATATTTTAGATTATTCTTGCCTGTATCAAGATTTAAATATCTATATTTTGAAATTTTTATAGAATTTAGCTGCTTATTAAAAATACTTTTTAGTTTATAAATTAAGGCAATATCTTTTAATTCATGCAACACTCAATAATTATCTCAAATATTTTATTAATTATTTATGTTATTTTATATAATTTATTGTATATAAAAAGTCTTCAAATTTATCCATTTCTTGCTATTCATATTTATCTAAAATATAAATTATAAACTCTTTTCTACTAGAAGAAGTTTTACAATCTGAACTTAAAAATAATAGATTTTTGAAAATCATTGAAAATATTTAGTGCTTTACGCTTTTTAATTGTCTCATCGCTTAGTTTTTTAAAATCATAAATCCATACAATTTAACTATTAATAGTTTTAAATTATACAAATAAATTCTCATCATAAGCATTACTCTAAATAGCCCATGTGTTATATCTAAGCAAATATTGAAAATTTCAACTTGATTATCTCCATTTTGTCTAAAATTAAAATACTTTTCTAGTTTTATTATTAGCTTAAAATATTATACAAATAATCTCCTATCTTCAAAAACCACTAATCATTATAATAATTGGTTACATTATGATTTTTGTTCTATATGAGGTGCATTTTTGTGATGTGATTAATGCTTTTATAGTTTCTGCTTTGTTTATGCTTAGTTTTGGAATGTTTTAGAGTGGTTAAAAGTTTTTTATTTGCATATCATTCAAATCTCATTTTATCAATGTGTTTTATAGTTTCATCTTTAATTAATGATAAATTGTTTCTCATCTTTACGCCATTTATATCTTCTTTTCCACCTAAAACAGACACAATCTCTATTCTACAACAAAAATGACAAGATGATAGTCCAAAAAGTTTAATGACATCTTATCGCTTCTTCCGTTATATGTTTTATTTTGCCACACTATAGCATTTTTTTATCCAGCATATTTTTATCATTTAATATTTTATTGGCTTAATTTTCTAAATGATTTACTGGCATTATGTATCCATGCATAAATCTGCAAATTTAACTTGTTTTTTATCTATCATAGTTAAAACTTTAAATAATATTTACGCAGTATTAAAACACCATATAAAGATTGCTGTATCACCACTTTTTAATATTTAATCAGTAAAAAATATAAAATTATAAATTAAATTAATTATTTATATAAATATCATGAAATTTACTTAAAGGAAATAAATAGAAATATTTTTTATTTGGAATTACAAATTATTCACGAGATAAAATTAAAGCATATAAATATTATAAACATTTTTATTATAACAATGCACTAAAAACTAATTAATGATATAATGGTGGGCCTAATAAGACTTGAACTTATGACCTCACCCTTATCAGGGGTGCACTCTAACCAGCTGAGCTATAGGCCCTCTTACCAAATACGGATGTCTGAGTGCAGATAACGGATATTTTCTTTAATCTGTTTTCCATATTCAGTTCTGTATTATCTAAATGGTGGAGAATAGCGGGATCGAACCGCTGACCTCCTGCGTGCAAAGCAGGCGCTCTCCCAGCTGAGCTAATTCCCCATATTTATATATTTTCTTATGCAAATAAACTCAAATGCACGCAGTATGCTTACTGGTTCGCTTTGCTCACAACAGTAATCAATTAAAAAGCAAAGCAGTTTGCTTTTTATTGTGCAAAGCAGGCGCTCTCCCAGCTGAGCTAATTCCCCATATTTATATATTTTCTTATGCAAATAAACTCAAATGCACGCAGTATGCTTACTGGTTCGCTTTGCTCACAACAGTAATCAATTAAAAAGCAAAGCAGTTTGCTTTTTATTGTGCAAAGCTCACATATTCTGTTTTAGATAGCTTTAAACAATAAAATAAATTATTTTTTATTTAAGTAAAATCTAAATTATATAATTTCTTTTTAGCACTATATATCTTTATTAAGATCAATCTCTGAAAACTAAACAAGGATGATTGAGTAGATTAGTTTATATATACTAATCTAAAATTTTCCTTTGATGAATATTTTGTGAGAAATATTCATTGTACTCTAGAAAGGAGGTGATCCAACCGCAGGTTCTCCTACGGTTACCTTGTTACGACTTCACCCCAGTCGCTGATTCCACTGTGGACCATAACCAATTTGGTATTTGGGCTTCGAGTGAAATCAACTCCCATGGTGTGACGGGCGGTGAGTACAAGACCCGGGAACGTATTCACCGTAGCATGGCTGATCTACGATTACTAGCGATTCCGGCTTCATGGAGTCGAGTTGCAGACTCCAATCCGAACTGGGACATATTTTATAGATTTGCTCCATCTCGCGATATTGCGTCTTATTGTATATGCCATTGTAGCACGTGTGTCGCCCCGGACATAAGGGCCATGATGACTTGACGTCGTCCACACCTTCCTCCTCCTTACGAAGGCAGTCTGTTTAGAGTGCTCAGCCTAACTGTTAGCAACTAAACACGTGGGTTGCGCTCGTTGCGGGACTTAACCCAACATCTCACGACACGAGCTGACGACAGCCGTGCAGCACCTGTCTTAACATTTCTGCAAGCAGACACTCTTCTATCTCTAGATGATTTGTTAGATATCAAGTCCGGGTAAGGTTCTTCGCGTATCTTCGAATTAAACCACATGCTCCACCGCTTGTGCGGGTCCCCGTCTATTCCTTTGAGTTTTAATCTTGCGACCGTACTCCCCAGGCGGTATACTTAATCCGTTAGGTGGATTACTGCCATGACTAGCATAGCAACAACCAGTATACATCGTTTAGGGCGTGGACTACCAGGGTATCTAATCCTGTTTGCTCCCCACGCTTTCACGCATTAGTGTCAGTTAAGTTCTAGCAGATCGCCTTCGCAATAAGTATTCCTCTTGATATCTACGGATTTTACCCCTACACCAAGAATTCCATCTGCCTCTCCCTTACTCTAGATAGATAGTTTCCCAAGCAGTTTAGTAGTTAAGCTACTAGATTTCACAAGAGACTTATCTATCCACCTACGCGTCCTTTACGCCCAGTGATTCCGAGTAACGCTTGCACCCTCCGTATTACCGCGGCTGCTGGCACGGAGTTAGCCGGTGCTTATTCCTTTGGTACCGTCATTATTCTTCCCAAAGAAAAGGAGTTTACGCTCCGAAAAGTGTCATCCTCCACGCGGCGTTGCTGCTTCAGGGTTTCCCCCATTGAGCAATATTCCCTACTGCTGCCTCCCGTAGGAGTCTGGACCGTGTCTCAGTTCCAGTGTGACTGATCATCCTCTCAGACCAGTTATGCGTCATAGCCTTGGTAAGCCATTACCTTACCAACTAGCTGATACAATATAGCCTCATCCCATAGCGAAAGCTCTTAATAATATATATTAAGATATTTCTAAATGATGGTTTAGAAATTTAGTGATAATTTAAATTTAATTATTATGATTAAATTTGTTTATGTTTAAAAATATTTAAAAACTAAATAAATCTAACTACTTTGCTTTTTTTGCTTTATTAATATAAAGCTTTAAAAAAACTCATTGTTATATTTATGATTTTTTATTTATAAATTATCTTTGATATATATTATTAAGAGCTACTTTTCCCAATTAAACTTATGTATAATTGGAGTATGAGGTATTAGCACTCATTTCTAAGTGTTGTTCCTCTCTATGGGGCAGATTAGCTATACATTACTCACCCGTGCGCCACTAATCCATCCTAGCAAGCTAGGACTTCATCGTTCGACTTGCATGTATTAGGCACGCCGCCAGCGTTCACTCTGAGCCAGGATCAAACTCTCCATATTTATTACTTAAACGAACAAAGTCCGTTCTGCGTGTAGGAGTTTTACTCTCTTACACCCACCTAAAGTTACATACATTTACGAAAAACTTAGTTTTTCATATAATGATAAATCTAAGGTGTTTGTATAAATTTCTAAATAACTTAAAGAAATTTAATCACGCTTTTATATGAAGTTTTAATCTAAAAACTTTTTATTTTTTAATAATTTGATATTTTAATCTTTATTATTAATAATTATATTTTTTACTACTTTTTACTTTCCAAAGAAAGCCTAAAAATAGATGGCTCAATCGATCACTTGTTTAGATTTCAAAGATTGACTAAAAATGTTTAACAATATTAATTTAAAAAACACACTTAACAACAAAAAAGATCTTTTTAAAAGGTTTTTCTGCGAAGCGGAAATTGAATTGTATAGAAATATTGCTTAAAGTGAGCTGAAAAGATGTGAAAGTTATGGGGAAAATTAAAATTTATTTTTTAGGTGAAATAAATTTTATTACAATATAATTATATGTTTTTAAATATATTGTTTGTAAGGAATATGTGATGATTATTTTACAAATTTTGTTTTTTGTAATTATTTTATGCATAGTAATGCTTTTTGTCTACGATAGATATGTTCAAAGGAAATCGGCTCTACTTATAAATTATCCTGTTATTGCCAGATTTAGATATCTTTTTGAAATTTTAAGAGAGCCGCTTAGGCAGTATTTTGCCGAAGAAAATTTCTATGAATCTAGAGATAAGATAAATTGGGTCTATAAAGCCGCAAAAGGAGATAATCTACTTATGTCTTTTAGTGTTTCAAAGGCATATGACGGAAGTAGATTTATGTTAAAACACTCATCAAGCGTTTTAAACAAAAACGAAGTTAGCAATAATTTTAGCATTAATATAGGAAACAAAGATTGTAAAATACCATTTACGACAAAATCTGTTATAGTTAGATCAGCCATGAGTGATGGTGCCTTAAGTCCAGAAGCAACAAGAGCTTTTTCTCTTGGCGCAATAAAAGGAAAATTTCCTATAAATACAGGCGAGGGTTCACTTACTAGTAACTATTTTTTTAAACACAAACTAACACTAGAGAGAGAAAAATATTTAGAAGTAATAAATCCAGATGAAAGTGCTAAAAAAATCTATCATTTGTATAAAAAGCTATTTAACCACACCGTTGCTTCAAGAAAATATAAAGATTTAGCCTTAAAAGGTAAGGCAAAAGATAGCTTTGTTTTAGACAAAGAGAGCCTTAAATTTTATAGAATAAACTGGGATGCTCCTATAGAAGCATTTCCACAAAATGTACCAGATGATGTGGCAGATATAATATTTCAAATTGGTTCAGGATTATATGGTGTAAGAGATGAAAATGGCAACTTTGATGAACTTAGATATCAAAAAGTAATGAAATTTTGCAAAGCAACTGAAATAAAAATAGCCCAAGGCGCAAAGCAAACAGGAGGAAAACTGCTTGGAACTAAAATTTCACCTGAAATTTCTTATTATCGCGGTGTTCCTCAAGGCGTTGATCTTTTTAGCCCAAATAGATTCCCATATGCAAAAACACATGATGAATTGTTTGATTTTATCGAAAAACTAAAAAAACTTTCAGATAAGCCAGTTGGCTTTAAGATAGTCGTTTCAGACATTAATGAAATCAAAAAAATGTGCCAAAATTTAGCTAAGCGTAAAAAAGATGGAAAAATGCTTCCAGATTTTATAACCATTGATGGTGGCGATGGCGGAAGCGGTGCTGCACCACTAGAACTAATGGAGTCTGTTGGGCTAAGCATAGCACACGCACTATATATAGTAGATAAAGAGTTAAAAGATACTTCATTAAGAGATGATATAAAAATCATAGCTAGTAGCAAAATTCTAACACCAGATGATGTTGCTATAGTATTGTGTTTAGGAGCTGATTTGGCTGGAATTGCAAGAGGCTTTATGATGAGTGGCGGATGCATTAGAGCTAGAGTTTGTGCAGGTGCTGGAAAACACACTTGTCCGGTTGGTATGGCAACACAAGATAAGAAAAAAAGATTTTCGTATCTTATAAATGAAAAGTCAGAACACATTGCAAATTATCACAATAGATTACTAGATAGTTTAAAAACAATAATGGAAATAATGGGTATAAGTAGCGTTGATAAATTTGATAAAAGCATGATTACATATAGAAGCAGAAGTGGCGAATATTACTTTAATATAGATGATTATTTTAAAGAAAAAATTCACAATTAAAGAAATATAAAAATTTAGAGTATAAATTTATACTCTAAAAAATAAATTATTTTGATTTAGTAGCTTTTTTAAAATACACAATTATTATAAAAAATATCATAAATATAAAAAGTGGCATTATCCATGGATATTCTTTTAATTTTTCATAAGATTGTATCAGATAATCTCCCATAAAATAACTTAGCAATCCCAAACTAATCCCCCATACAATAGAACCAATTATATTAAAAATAGTAAATTTATAAAATGGATATTTTGTAAAAGCAATAGCAATAGGTATAATTGTTTTTATACCATAAATATATTTTTTAATAACTATTATAAAACTGCCATATTTTTTAAATAAAATTTGTGAAAGTGCCACATTTCGCCTTTGCTTTTTTAGGTATGGTAAAAATTCTTTTTTATTGTATCTACTAAGATAAAAAATGATACTATCTCCTATTATATTTCCAAGAATTGCTATAAATATACTTAAAGTTATATCCATTTTACCAACACTACTAAGCACACCAGCTGCTATAATAGCAACCATACCACCACCAAGAGAGTAGAAAAATAAAATAAAATATCCATATGTAGATAAAGAAGTTAACATATCTTGCATTTTTACACCTTAGAATTTCAAAAAAGCTTTTATCAAAGATGAGTATGCATAAGAATCTTTTGAATAACCGAATTTATCGCCTAAGCTAATAATCGCTCCACTAAAGCTAGCTCCTGCAAAAAATCCACTATTATTAGCGTAAGCATAAATATCATTAGTAAATTTAATATCACTAATTCTGCTATATTTTTTCCCAAAATCTCCAAAAGAAACAGAAATATCAGAACTTATTGTAAATTTTGAATTTAATATATCATTTACTATACTATCTTTTAAAATAAACAAAACAAGAGAACTACTATCATATCCAATTTGAAGCCCAAGACTTCCACCGCCTATTTTAACATTTTTTATATGAGAAATTTCATTACCATTTTTGATAATCATAACACCACTTCCACCCATTCCACCTACTATAAAACCTATTTTGGTAAGCTTTGGAAATATAACTATAGCTTGAGCTTGAGCATAAAGCTGTTTTATTGGTGCGTTTTGATTTTCCTTCATTACCAAAACATAAGAATTTGATGCATTTAGCAATAATTCATTATTCGCAAAAAGCGGTGTTATAAAAAATAAAAAAAGCAGTATTTTGTTTAGAAAAAATAATTTATTTAGCATAATTTACAGCCCTAACTTCTCGTATAACATTAACTTTTATTTCACCAGGGTATTGGACTTTTTCGTGAATTTCATCAGCTATCTCTTTTGCCACAAGTACTGCTTCATCATCATTGATAAGTTTGGCGTTTGCTATAACTCTTATTTCACGACCCGCATTTATGGCATAAGCTTGTTTTATACCGTGTTTTCCTTTAGCTATTTCTTCTATAGCTTCAACTCTTTTTAAGAAAGATTCTAAAACTTCTCTTCTAGCACCTGGTCTTGCTGCACTAAGGACATCTGCTGTACAAACTGCCGCACTTTCAATACTATTTGCTTCCTCGTGACCATGGTGAGCATAAATAGCATTTATGACAACATCATGCTCTTTGTATCTTTTGCAAATCTCAGCCCCTAAATCAACATGACTCCCCTCATACTCGTGTGTTAAAGCCTTGCCTATATCATGCAAAAGTCCTG contains:
- a CDS encoding Fic family protein is translated as MNENLALKILLDEYNNGIKNGLYHYTQIVFAYNSNRIEGSKLSKDQTRYIYETNSLLSQKDEIIKINDIIETKNHFKAFDFILDNYNKPLDIALIKNIHSIVKKDTKDSIIGDFKKRVNFIGDTKTTNPKDVEKEIEKLLNLYNSLENIVIEDIIDFHYKFESIHPFEDGNGRTGRLIMFKECLKNNITPFIIDDEHKLFYYRGLKEYENTKGYLVDTCFSCQDKYQEILNEQGNLLSLKFDYEKEYRKDDV
- a CDS encoding FMN-binding glutamate synthase family protein, which codes for MIILQILFFVIILCIVMLFVYDRYVQRKSALLINYPVIARFRYLFEILREPLRQYFAEENFYESRDKINWVYKAAKGDNLLMSFSVSKAYDGSRFMLKHSSSVLNKNEVSNNFSINIGNKDCKIPFTTKSVIVRSAMSDGALSPEATRAFSLGAIKGKFPINTGEGSLTSNYFFKHKLTLEREKYLEVINPDESAKKIYHLYKKLFNHTVASRKYKDLALKGKAKDSFVLDKESLKFYRINWDAPIEAFPQNVPDDVADIIFQIGSGLYGVRDENGNFDELRYQKVMKFCKATEIKIAQGAKQTGGKLLGTKISPEISYYRGVPQGVDLFSPNRFPYAKTHDELFDFIEKLKKLSDKPVGFKIVVSDINEIKKMCQNLAKRKKDGKMLPDFITIDGGDGGSGAAPLELMESVGLSIAHALYIVDKELKDTSLRDDIKIIASSKILTPDDVAIVLCLGADLAGIARGFMMSGGCIRARVCAGAGKHTCPVGMATQDKKKRFSYLINEKSEHIANYHNRLLDSLKTIMEIMGISSVDKFDKSMITYRSRSGEYYFNIDDYFKEKIHN
- a CDS encoding DedA family protein; translation: MQDMLTSLSTYGYFILFFYSLGGGMVAIIAAGVLSSVGKMDITLSIFIAILGNIIGDSIIFYLSRYNKKEFLPYLKKQRRNVALSQILFKKYGSFIIVIKKYIYGIKTIIPIAIAFTKYPFYKFTIFNIIGSIVWGISLGLLSYFMGDYLIQSYEKLKEYPWIMPLFIFMIFFIIIVYFKKATKSK
- a CDS encoding lipid-binding SYLF domain-containing protein — translated: MLNKLFFLNKILLFLFFITPLFANNELLLNASNSYVLVMKENQNAPIKQLYAQAQAIVIFPKLTKIGFIVGGMGGSGVMIIKNGNEISHIKNVKIGGGSLGLQIGYDSSSLVLFILKDSIVNDILNSKFTISSDISVSFGDFGKKYSRISDIKFTNDIYAYANNSGFFAGASFSGAIISLGDKFGYSKDSYAYSSLIKAFLKF